One bacterium DNA segment encodes these proteins:
- a CDS encoding N-6 DNA methylase, translating to IFPLLFHKRLCDVFDEERTLALEESGGDTQYAELPEQHRFQIPADAHWKAVRTEVKNVGKAIQEALRAIESTNPDTLYGVFGDAQWTNKERLPDHMLRELIEHFSSQTLSLANCPEDELGVGYEFLIKKFADDSGHTAAEFYTNRTVVHLMTEMLEPHPGESIYDPTCGSAGMLLSTAAHLKRHDKEWRNLSLFGQELNLLTSAIGRMNLFLHGIEDFRIVRGDTLAHPAFVEGDRLMQFDVVLANPPYSVKQWDRDAWSADPWGRNIYGTPPQGRADYAFWQHIIKSMKPNSGRCAILFPHGVLFRNEEQAMREKLVAHDVVECVLGLGPNLFYNSSMESCVVICRMNKPKERRNKILFINAVNEVTRERAQSFLTDDHIQHIVDAYQSFVDVDEFASVVNNAEILEKGGNLSIPLYVQAGNGNQEGEVVNLKQTIEDWLQSSAALRESMSDLLEVMVKSNTMERAR from the coding sequence ATCTTCCCACTGTTGTTTCACAAGCGTTTATGTGATGTCTTTGATGAGGAGAGAACTCTGGCTTTGGAAGAATCCGGTGGCGATACTCAATATGCGGAGTTACCTGAACAGCATCGTTTCCAGATTCCTGCGGATGCTCACTGGAAAGCAGTTCGCACAGAAGTCAAGAACGTTGGCAAAGCGATCCAAGAAGCCCTGCGAGCAATCGAAAGTACCAATCCTGATACTCTCTACGGTGTGTTTGGGGATGCCCAGTGGACGAACAAGGAACGGCTACCTGACCATATGCTAAGGGAATTGATTGAGCATTTCAGTTCACAAACGCTGTCGCTTGCCAACTGTCCAGAGGATGAACTTGGTGTAGGGTATGAGTTCCTGATAAAAAAGTTCGCCGATGATTCAGGACATACCGCTGCTGAGTTCTATACCAATCGAACCGTCGTCCACCTCATGACTGAAATGCTTGAACCTCACCCAGGAGAGTCCATCTATGACCCGACATGCGGTTCAGCAGGCATGTTGCTTTCTACTGCTGCACATCTCAAGCGCCATGACAAAGAATGGCGAAATCTAAGTCTATTCGGGCAGGAACTTAATCTCCTTACATCAGCCATCGGTCGTATGAACCTTTTCCTTCACGGGATAGAAGATTTTCGTATTGTGCGCGGAGATACTCTGGCACATCCCGCATTTGTCGAAGGGGACCGCTTGATGCAGTTTGATGTGGTGCTTGCTAATCCCCCTTATTCAGTAAAGCAATGGGATCGCGATGCTTGGTCAGCCGATCCTTGGGGACGAAACATTTATGGCACACCACCTCAGGGGCGTGCAGACTACGCATTCTGGCAACATATTATCAAGAGCATGAAGCCAAATTCAGGACGTTGCGCGATTCTTTTTCCACACGGCGTATTGTTCCGCAATGAGGAACAAGCGATGCGAGAGAAACTTGTCGCTCATGATGTGGTGGAGTGCGTTCTTGGGTTAGGTCCGAATCTTTTTTACAACTCAAGTATGGAGTCCTGTGTTGTAATCTGCCGTATGAACAAGCCGAAAGAGCGCCGGAACAAGATACTATTTATCAACGCTGTTAATGAGGTCACTCGCGAACGTGCTCAAAGTTTCTTGACTGACGACCACATTCAACACATAGTAGATGCTTATCAGTCTTTTGTAGACGTTGACGAATTCGCAAGTGTCGTAAATAACGCCGAAATATTAGAGAAAGGCGGCAACCTCAGTATTCCGCTTTATGTACAAGCAGGCAACGGAAACCAAGAGGGAGAAGTCGTCAATCTGAAACAGACTATTGAAGACTGGCTGCAAAGTTCAGCGGCATTACGAGAATCCATGAGTGACTTACTTGAGGTCATGGTAAAGTCAAACACAATGGAGCGTGCAAGGTGA